The proteins below are encoded in one region of Nakamurella deserti:
- a CDS encoding phosphodiesterase has translation MSDRPGPTPALPDPAVSAAGRPRERAGAAAEVAGTVLGAVSSVAARLRRTGRPLHPRGALFTGTLNRFGSDPAWGVPWLDGTGSSPVLVRLSRSAGLPTGLPDVNGVAIRLLDGRGGDLLLSNTGAGRLGRYLLVPHRHVGGVHTTIMPFATAAGPLLLRADLTGADEGGARARAVDRVRLPLTMTLSAATPRGPWRPFAHLTVTAPAGPVPDPPIAFDPLSDTIPGLAAYPWAAALRGRSYAAARAVRARTTG, from the coding sequence GTGTCCGACCGCCCCGGGCCCACCCCCGCGCTGCCCGATCCGGCGGTGTCCGCCGCCGGCCGTCCCCGGGAGCGCGCGGGCGCCGCGGCGGAGGTCGCCGGCACGGTGCTCGGCGCGGTGTCGTCGGTGGCGGCCCGGCTGCGCCGGACGGGCCGGCCGCTGCACCCCAGGGGCGCGTTGTTCACCGGCACCCTGAACCGCTTCGGCTCCGACCCGGCGTGGGGCGTCCCGTGGCTGGACGGGACGGGCAGCTCGCCGGTCCTGGTGCGGCTGTCGCGCAGCGCCGGGTTGCCCACCGGTCTGCCGGACGTCAACGGCGTCGCGATCCGGCTGCTGGACGGCCGGGGCGGCGACCTGCTCCTGAGCAACACCGGCGCCGGTCGGCTCGGCCGCTACCTGTTGGTGCCACACCGTCACGTCGGCGGTGTGCACACCACGATCATGCCGTTCGCCACCGCCGCCGGACCGCTGCTGCTGCGGGCCGACCTCACCGGTGCCGACGAGGGCGGCGCCCGCGCCCGGGCGGTCGACCGGGTGCGGCTGCCCCTGACGATGACGCTGTCCGCGGCCACTCCGCGCGGCCCGTGGCGGCCTTTCGCGCACCTGACCGTGACCGCGCCGGCCGGTCCCGTCCCCGACCCGCCCATCGCCTTCGATCCGCTCAGCGACACGATCCCGGGCCTCGCGGCCTACCCGTGGGCCGCGGCGCTGCGCGGCCGGTCCTACGCCGCCGCCCGGGCGGTCCGCGCGAGAACCACCGGCTGA
- a CDS encoding EAL domain-containing protein — protein MTIAMPDAPSTGALFRPDETPRGGAPAIIQRVVELTHRHLGMDVAYVSQFVGDWQYFHGVAGDPASFGVDPGPGLPLGVTYCAQMASGQLPRLIPDTRTDARVSDLPVTARARIGSYIGVPLRLSDGTVFGSFCCASHEAHPELTARDVHFLEVLADLLTTELDREYEWNETRRLIERVLTNSQLAVALQPVVDLRDGRRIGVEALSRFPDSVGSPATLFPAAASVGLGTELEELAATRALALAGLLEHDEFLSINLSPRTFRSAARLVGRFARIDPARLIFELTEHQAVEEYDDLRGSLSALRRQGIRLAIDDAGAGYASLFHIVQLEPDIIKIDRSLVHGAATDRARRSVIRGFVSLADDIGATVIGEGVEQLADLEVLRDLGVDAAQGYLLGRPTVDYDSIQGGFGRSDWIVPGV, from the coding sequence GTGACCATCGCCATGCCCGACGCGCCGTCCACCGGTGCGCTGTTCCGTCCGGACGAGACCCCACGCGGTGGCGCCCCGGCCATCATCCAGCGCGTCGTCGAACTGACCCACCGGCATCTGGGCATGGACGTCGCCTACGTCTCCCAGTTCGTCGGCGACTGGCAGTACTTCCACGGGGTCGCCGGCGATCCGGCGTCGTTCGGGGTCGACCCGGGACCGGGGCTGCCGCTGGGCGTCACCTACTGCGCCCAGATGGCCTCCGGTCAGCTCCCCCGCCTCATCCCCGACACCCGCACCGACGCCCGGGTCAGCGACCTGCCCGTCACCGCCCGCGCCCGCATCGGGTCCTACATCGGGGTGCCGCTGCGGCTGTCCGACGGGACGGTGTTCGGCAGTTTCTGCTGCGCGAGCCACGAGGCCCATCCCGAGCTGACCGCCCGTGACGTGCACTTCCTCGAGGTGCTGGCCGATCTGCTGACCACCGAGCTGGACCGTGAGTACGAGTGGAACGAGACGCGGCGGCTCATCGAGCGGGTCCTCACCAACTCGCAGCTCGCCGTCGCGCTGCAGCCCGTCGTCGACCTGCGCGACGGCCGCCGCATCGGCGTCGAGGCCCTCTCCCGCTTCCCCGACAGCGTCGGATCACCGGCCACGCTGTTCCCGGCGGCCGCCTCCGTCGGGCTCGGCACCGAGCTGGAGGAGCTGGCCGCCACCCGGGCGCTGGCGCTGGCCGGCCTGCTCGAACACGACGAGTTCCTCTCGATCAACCTGTCGCCACGGACCTTCCGGTCGGCGGCCCGGCTGGTGGGGCGGTTCGCGCGGATCGACCCGGCCCGGTTGATCTTCGAGCTCACCGAGCATCAGGCGGTCGAGGAGTACGACGACCTGCGGGGCTCGCTGAGCGCGCTGCGCCGGCAGGGCATCCGGCTGGCCATCGACGACGCCGGCGCCGGGTACGCCTCGCTGTTCCACATCGTGCAACTGGAGCCCGACATCATCAAGATCGACCGGTCGCTGGTGCACGGGGCGGCCACCGACCGGGCGCGGCGCAGCGTCATCCGCGGTTTCGTCAGCCTCGCCGACGACATCGGGGCGACCGTGATCGGTGAGGGCGTGGAGCAGCTCGCCGATCTCGAGGTGCTGCGCGATCTCGGGGTGGACGCCGCCCAGGGGTACCTGCTGGGGCGTCCGACCGTGGACTACGACAGCATCCAGGGTGGTTTCGGGCGCAGCGACTGGATCGTTCCGGGGGTCTGA
- a CDS encoding ankyrin repeat domain-containing protein, producing MSTVSLPDHATLSGARREARELQEAVRHRHPSALALLTDHGARHDPHEPLPLYVAHQVIARAHGFADWPALKHYFDLAVDLRWDVVPDPEVEPPADRFCRLAALRYDRDDPGRWREARALLADCPDLVDDSVWAAAAAVDVAAVRRHLDRDPGLAARRGGPQRWSPLYHLAYARARTDASEDDVVDLARILLSAGADPHEGYLWAGQPTPFTLITGAFGDGEGGPERQPAHPHGVPLARLLLAAGADPNDAQTLYNRMFGADDDHLELLFAHGLGTGDGGPWRRRLGTALDGPTQLLRAQLAWAVDHGMAARVRLLIAHGVDVGSPLPGGRTPLAAALVTGEGQIAGLLREAGAPEPVLDAVDTLVAAVMAGDVAAVEAMRADGDVVERARRRRPGLIVWATARSRPAAVRLLVDLGFDVDARGRGDSPVEEEWETALHHAAGDGAAELVELLLDAGADPSVRDRRFAATPAEWARFAGHPGTAAVLDRR from the coding sequence GTGTCGACGGTGTCACTGCCCGACCACGCCACGCTGTCGGGTGCGCGCCGGGAAGCCCGGGAGCTCCAGGAAGCGGTGCGGCATCGGCACCCGTCGGCGCTTGCCCTGCTGACCGATCACGGTGCCCGGCACGATCCGCACGAGCCGCTGCCGTTGTACGTGGCGCATCAGGTGATCGCCCGAGCGCACGGTTTCGCCGACTGGCCGGCCCTCAAGCACTATTTCGACCTCGCCGTGGACCTGCGCTGGGACGTCGTCCCGGACCCCGAGGTCGAGCCGCCGGCCGACCGCTTCTGCCGGCTGGCGGCGCTGCGCTACGACCGCGACGACCCCGGCCGGTGGCGCGAGGCCAGGGCCCTGCTCGCCGACTGTCCCGATCTTGTGGACGACTCGGTGTGGGCCGCGGCGGCCGCCGTCGACGTCGCTGCCGTTCGGCGGCACCTCGACCGTGACCCCGGGCTGGCCGCCCGGCGCGGCGGGCCCCAGCGGTGGAGCCCGCTCTACCACCTCGCCTACGCCCGGGCCCGGACGGACGCCTCCGAGGACGACGTCGTCGACCTCGCCCGGATACTGCTGTCAGCGGGGGCCGATCCGCACGAGGGCTACCTCTGGGCGGGGCAGCCGACACCGTTCACCCTGATCACCGGCGCCTTCGGCGACGGGGAGGGCGGCCCGGAGCGGCAGCCCGCGCACCCGCACGGCGTGCCGCTGGCCCGGTTGCTGCTCGCCGCCGGCGCCGATCCCAACGACGCACAGACGCTGTACAACCGGATGTTCGGTGCCGACGACGACCACCTCGAGCTGCTGTTCGCCCACGGGCTGGGAACCGGCGACGGTGGGCCGTGGCGCCGCCGCCTCGGTACCGCCCTCGACGGCCCCACCCAACTGCTGCGCGCCCAGTTGGCCTGGGCGGTCGATCACGGCATGGCGGCGCGGGTGCGGCTGCTCATCGCCCACGGGGTCGACGTCGGGTCGCCGCTGCCGGGCGGGCGGACGCCGTTGGCGGCGGCGCTGGTCACCGGTGAGGGCCAGATCGCCGGGTTGCTGCGCGAGGCGGGTGCGCCGGAACCCGTCCTGGACGCCGTCGACACCCTGGTGGCCGCGGTCATGGCGGGGGACGTCGCCGCGGTCGAGGCGATGCGGGCCGACGGCGATGTCGTGGAACGGGCACGCCGGCGCCGGCCGGGGCTCATCGTGTGGGCCACCGCGCGGTCGCGTCCGGCTGCGGTACGACTCCTCGTCGATCTGGGTTTCGACGTCGACGCCCGTGGACGGGGGGACAGTCCGGTCGAGGAGGAGTGGGAGACGGCCTTGCACCACGCCGCGGGCGATGGAGCCGCCGAGCTGGTCGAGCTGCTGCTGGACGCCGGGGCCGATCCCTCGGTGCGGGACCGGCGGTTCGCGGCGACACCGGCGGAGTGGGCCCGGTTCGCCGGTCATCCCGGCACCGCCGCCGTTCTCGACCGACGCTGA
- a CDS encoding MFS transporter: protein MTTVPTTAPPSAHGLRALLRVARLRLLVLVRVINSFGDGAFQGALVGAVLFSPERAANPMQLATGFAVMLLPYSVIGPFVGSLLDRWSRRQVLVWANALRCLFVVLVAVEIAVGAPLWLEFSTALLVLGAGRFIGSGLSAAMPHCVAADSLVGANSLAATAGAVSTAIGGAAAFGAGALIGKSDMSLALITLCVVPFYAAAALVAMKFGRRSLGPDETDEPAQTMKAILGGLSAGFLHMRARPRVAVAVTMVMLVRFCFGLATLLVLVLFQSHFKPHGFFRAGAAGIVQVLGFGAAGVFVAALITAPAVAKWGRTAWVTAVLVGAGLVAFGGAVHIGPAIAMGVAFLLGFAYQSTKICADALVQSDSDDAHIGRVYALYDTTNNVLYVLAFVVGAAVLGERGAGTGLIIALGVMYLLTAIGFRYAMKRLATHPTVVAAEAADEAARTRPTAGAVAADTAP, encoded by the coding sequence GTGACCACCGTGCCGACGACTGCCCCGCCGTCGGCGCACGGGCTCCGTGCACTGCTCCGGGTCGCCCGGCTGCGGCTGCTCGTGTTGGTCAGGGTCATCAACTCCTTCGGCGACGGTGCTTTCCAGGGTGCCCTCGTCGGCGCTGTGCTGTTCAGCCCCGAGCGGGCCGCCAACCCGATGCAGCTGGCCACCGGCTTCGCCGTGATGCTGCTGCCGTACTCGGTGATCGGCCCGTTCGTCGGGTCGTTGCTGGACCGGTGGAGCCGACGGCAGGTGCTGGTCTGGGCCAATGCCCTGCGCTGCCTGTTCGTCGTGCTGGTCGCCGTCGAGATCGCGGTGGGCGCGCCGCTGTGGCTCGAGTTCAGCACCGCCCTGCTGGTCCTGGGCGCCGGCCGCTTCATCGGCTCCGGCCTGTCGGCGGCGATGCCGCACTGTGTGGCCGCCGATTCGCTGGTCGGCGCGAACTCGCTGGCCGCCACTGCCGGTGCGGTCAGCACCGCCATCGGTGGCGCCGCCGCGTTCGGCGCGGGTGCGCTGATCGGCAAGTCCGACATGTCGCTGGCCCTGATCACGCTCTGCGTCGTGCCGTTCTACGCCGCGGCCGCGCTGGTGGCGATGAAGTTCGGCCGCCGCAGCCTCGGACCGGACGAGACCGACGAACCCGCCCAGACGATGAAGGCGATCCTCGGCGGTCTGTCCGCCGGGTTCCTGCACATGAGGGCACGCCCCCGGGTCGCGGTGGCGGTCACCATGGTGATGCTGGTGCGCTTCTGCTTCGGCCTGGCCACGCTGCTCGTCCTGGTGCTGTTCCAGAGCCACTTCAAGCCGCACGGCTTCTTCCGGGCCGGCGCGGCGGGCATCGTCCAGGTCCTCGGATTCGGCGCCGCGGGCGTCTTCGTGGCGGCCCTCATCACCGCTCCGGCGGTGGCCAAGTGGGGACGCACCGCGTGGGTCACCGCGGTGCTGGTCGGCGCCGGCCTCGTCGCGTTCGGCGGCGCCGTCCACATCGGGCCGGCGATCGCCATGGGGGTCGCGTTCCTGCTCGGGTTCGCCTACCAGAGCACCAAGATCTGCGCGGACGCGCTCGTCCAGTCCGACTCCGACGACGCCCACATCGGCCGGGTCTACGCGCTGTACGACACCACCAACAACGTGCTGTACGTGCTGGCGTTCGTCGTCGGAGCCGCCGTCCTCGGTGAGCGCGGGGCCGGCACCGGCCTGATCATCGCCCTCGGCGTGATGTACCTGCTCACCGCGATCGGCTTCCGCTACGCGATGAAGCGGCTGGCCACCCATCCCACCGTCGTCGCCGCGGAGGCGGCTGACGAGGCCGCCCGCACCCGGCCGACCGCCGGTGCCGTGGCGGCCGACACCGCCCCGTAA
- a CDS encoding YqgE/AlgH family protein produces MSTDEDFVAELRTGALLVATPDLTGPTFERTVIYLVSHSDGGSLGVVLNRPSEVPVHNVLPQWNALAARSQVIFVGGPMRPDAAMCVGVALSGRRLRELSGIAPIRGPVCLVDVDAEPDELAPSLRGVRLFGGHAGWAPGQLENEVERGSWFVVPGLPDDILVPPKVDLWFEVMRRQPFPLKWQAWHPGDLTRN; encoded by the coding sequence ATGAGTACGGACGAGGACTTCGTGGCGGAGCTGCGCACCGGCGCCCTGCTCGTCGCGACCCCGGATCTGACCGGCCCGACGTTCGAGCGCACGGTCATCTACCTGGTGTCGCACAGCGACGGCGGCAGCCTGGGAGTGGTGCTCAACCGGCCCAGCGAGGTCCCGGTGCACAACGTGCTGCCCCAGTGGAACGCACTGGCGGCGCGATCGCAGGTCATCTTCGTCGGTGGGCCGATGCGCCCGGACGCCGCGATGTGCGTGGGGGTCGCCCTGTCCGGCCGGCGGCTGCGTGAGCTCTCCGGGATCGCCCCGATCCGCGGGCCGGTGTGCCTGGTCGACGTCGACGCCGAACCGGACGAACTGGCCCCGTCGCTGCGCGGGGTGCGGTTGTTCGGCGGCCATGCGGGCTGGGCGCCGGGCCAGCTCGAGAACGAGGTCGAGCGCGGCTCCTGGTTCGTGGTGCCCGGCCTGCCCGACGACATCCTGGTGCCGCCGAAGGTCGACCTCTGGTTCGAGGTGATGCGCCGCCAGCCCTTCCCGCTGAAGTGGCAGGCCTGGCACCCGGGCGACCTGACCCGCAACTGA
- a CDS encoding spore photoproduct lyase family protein, protein MTIPAQRLLDVRRLWAEPAALDTDRGRQVRSRFPDAEIIEVDSHWAIPELHGNEGNLQRWVRVKTEDLVVGTKKSIATRVNGRSADFIAPSTSNGCAMACVYCYVPRRKGFANPITVFTNIEQITAHLRRHVAKQGVKPEPNQCDPTAWVYDLGENSDCSVDALVSDNVTDLIDTFRALPTAKASFATKYVNRDLLAADPQGRTRIRFSLMPHADARQLDVRTTPIAERIAAIDDFVEAGYEVHLNFSPVVLRGGWIEDWTELLRKLDDELSPAFKAQAACEVIFLTHNEGLHEVNLGWHPRAEDVLWRPDLQEAKVSQNGQRNVRYDRNNKARGVRALTALIAEHTPWLPVRYAF, encoded by the coding sequence GTGACGATCCCCGCCCAGCGCCTCCTCGACGTCCGCCGACTCTGGGCCGAGCCGGCCGCGCTGGACACCGACCGCGGCCGTCAGGTGCGGTCCCGGTTCCCCGACGCCGAGATCATCGAGGTCGACTCGCACTGGGCGATCCCGGAGCTGCACGGCAACGAGGGCAACCTGCAGCGCTGGGTGCGGGTCAAGACCGAGGATCTCGTCGTCGGCACGAAGAAGAGCATCGCCACCCGGGTCAACGGCCGGTCCGCGGACTTCATCGCCCCGTCGACCTCCAACGGCTGCGCGATGGCCTGCGTGTACTGCTACGTCCCGCGGCGGAAGGGCTTCGCCAATCCGATCACCGTGTTCACCAACATCGAGCAGATCACCGCCCACCTGCGGCGGCACGTCGCCAAGCAGGGGGTGAAGCCCGAACCGAACCAGTGCGACCCGACGGCCTGGGTGTACGACCTGGGCGAGAACAGCGACTGTTCGGTGGACGCGCTGGTCAGCGACAACGTGACCGATCTGATCGACACCTTCCGCGCGCTGCCGACGGCGAAGGCGTCGTTCGCCACCAAGTACGTCAACCGGGACCTGCTGGCCGCCGACCCACAGGGCCGGACCCGGATCCGGTTCTCGCTGATGCCGCACGCCGACGCCCGGCAGCTGGACGTGCGCACCACGCCCATCGCCGAACGGATCGCCGCCATCGACGACTTCGTCGAGGCCGGGTACGAGGTGCACCTGAACTTCTCGCCGGTGGTGCTGCGCGGCGGCTGGATCGAGGACTGGACGGAGCTGCTGCGCAAGCTGGACGACGAGCTGTCCCCGGCGTTCAAGGCGCAGGCCGCGTGCGAGGTCATCTTCCTGACCCACAACGAGGGCCTGCACGAGGTCAACCTCGGCTGGCACCCCCGCGCCGAGGACGTCCTGTGGCGCCCGGACCTCCAGGAGGCCAAGGTGTCGCAGAACGGTCAGCGCAACGTCCGCTACGACCGGAACAACAAGGCCCGCGGGGTCCGGGCGCTCACCGCGCTCATCGCCGAGCACACGCCGTGGCTGCCCGTCCGCTACGCGTTCTGA
- a CDS encoding SdpI family protein, which translates to MPLSHWLVALPLALVLLVVAATAAVTAIRGRAGTLDRGGRLGVRSEAALVSADAFTLANRVAWPIVAGAAVIAGVCGVVLAVAPLGMPTGIVVFVVALAGTVVLLVKAAQLGDRAARTVPRPARKPGGGGGCGGCACGGGGCSGLTRTAPAETATS; encoded by the coding sequence ATGCCTCTGTCGCACTGGCTGGTCGCACTGCCGCTCGCCCTCGTCCTGCTCGTCGTCGCCGCCACCGCCGCTGTCACCGCGATCCGCGGTCGCGCCGGCACGCTCGACCGGGGGGGCCGCCTCGGCGTCCGCAGTGAGGCCGCACTGGTCAGCGCGGACGCGTTCACGCTGGCCAACCGGGTGGCCTGGCCCATCGTGGCCGGCGCCGCGGTCATCGCCGGCGTCTGCGGAGTGGTGCTGGCGGTCGCTCCTCTCGGAATGCCGACCGGCATCGTGGTCTTCGTGGTGGCCCTGGCGGGCACCGTGGTGCTGCTGGTCAAGGCGGCGCAGCTGGGCGACCGGGCGGCCCGCACCGTGCCGCGACCGGCCCGCAAGCCCGGTGGGGGCGGCGGCTGCGGCGGGTGCGCGTGTGGCGGCGGCGGGTGCTCGGGACTGACCCGGACCGCGCCGGCGGAGACCGCTACCAGCTGA
- the leuS gene encoding leucine--tRNA ligase has protein sequence MSDNGTTAPPTTGTPPFRYTAALANAIESRWQDRWDAERTFETPNPSGPLAAPDGVVPPEKMYILDMFPYPSGAGLHVGHPLGYIGTDVLGRYSRMNGRNVLHTLGYDAFGLPAEQYAVRTGTHPRTTTEQNVQRYREQLRKLGFAHDQRRSVATTDVEFYRWTQWIFTRLFNAWYDTDAQRARPIEELVAEFASGARPVPGGALWSELGWAEQQRVLADRRLAYISQAPVNWCPGLGTVLSNEEVTADGRSEIGNFPVFRRNLRQWMMRITSYADRLVSDLDRLDWPESVKAMQRNWIGRSVGAQVGFDVVSGEAEASIEVYTTRPDTLFGATYMVLAPEHPLVPSITTMDWPDGVDPRWTGGADTPTEAIEVYRAAAARKSDLDRQESKDKTGVFTGAFARNPVNGARIPVFIADYVLMGYGTGAIMAVPGQDTRDWDFATAFGLPIVRTVQPTEGHPDDAPFTGDGPAINSANDAIDLNGMGVAEAKAAMIAHLTEAGTGRAQVQYKLRDWLFSRQRYWGEPFPVVYSTEPGQEDVAIALPDTMLPVELPEVIDYAPTSFDPMDADSSPEPPLGRATEWATVTLDLGDGPRRYRRELNVMPQWAGSCWYELRYLDPTNTERFVDADVEKYWMGKDPDRPGDTGGVDLYVGGVEHAVLHLLYARFWHKVLFDLGEVSSEEPFRRLFNQGYIQAYAYTDDRGFYVPAEHVVGVEDHFEYEGNPVRREYGKMGKSLNNVVTPDEMCERYGADTFRMYEMGMGPLDLSRPWQTADAVGSQRYLQRLWRTVVDEETGALVVSEDAPDAETLTLLHRTIDGVRTDYAAMQYNTAIAKLIVLNNHLTKSGVPVPRAVAEASVLMTAPLAPHIAEELWERLGHRGSLAYGPFPEADPALLVDSSVEYPIQIKGKVRGRITVAADLTPADIEAAALADPKIVEALAGVTPKKIVVVPGRMVSIVV, from the coding sequence ATGAGTGACAACGGAACCACTGCGCCCCCCACCACCGGGACGCCGCCGTTCCGCTACACCGCAGCGCTGGCCAACGCGATCGAGTCGCGCTGGCAGGATCGCTGGGACGCCGAGCGCACCTTCGAGACGCCCAACCCGTCCGGCCCGCTGGCCGCCCCGGACGGCGTGGTTCCGCCCGAGAAGATGTACATCCTCGACATGTTCCCGTACCCCTCCGGAGCGGGCCTGCACGTCGGGCACCCGCTGGGCTACATCGGCACCGACGTGCTCGGCCGCTACTCGCGGATGAACGGCCGGAACGTGCTGCACACCCTGGGTTACGACGCCTTCGGGCTGCCGGCCGAGCAGTACGCCGTCCGCACCGGCACGCACCCGCGGACGACGACCGAGCAGAACGTGCAGCGCTACCGCGAGCAGCTGCGCAAGCTGGGCTTCGCACACGACCAGCGGCGCTCGGTGGCCACCACCGACGTGGAGTTCTACCGCTGGACGCAGTGGATCTTCACCCGCCTGTTCAACGCCTGGTACGACACCGATGCGCAACGCGCCCGGCCGATCGAGGAGTTGGTCGCCGAGTTCGCGTCCGGTGCGCGTCCGGTGCCCGGCGGTGCCCTCTGGTCCGAGCTGGGCTGGGCCGAGCAGCAGCGGGTGCTGGCCGACCGCCGGCTGGCCTACATCTCGCAGGCGCCGGTGAACTGGTGCCCGGGCCTGGGCACGGTGCTGAGCAACGAGGAGGTCACCGCCGACGGCCGCTCCGAGATCGGCAACTTCCCGGTGTTCCGCCGCAACCTGCGCCAGTGGATGATGCGCATCACCAGCTACGCGGACCGCCTGGTCTCCGACCTGGACCGGCTGGACTGGCCGGAGTCGGTCAAGGCCATGCAGCGCAACTGGATCGGCCGCAGCGTCGGCGCACAGGTCGGCTTCGACGTCGTCTCCGGCGAGGCGGAAGCCTCCATCGAGGTCTACACCACCCGCCCCGACACCCTGTTCGGCGCCACCTACATGGTGCTGGCGCCGGAACATCCGCTGGTCCCGTCGATCACCACGATGGACTGGCCGGACGGGGTCGACCCCCGGTGGACCGGCGGGGCGGACACCCCCACCGAGGCGATCGAGGTCTACCGTGCCGCCGCCGCCCGCAAGTCCGACCTGGACCGCCAGGAGAGCAAGGACAAGACCGGTGTGTTCACCGGCGCCTTCGCCCGCAACCCGGTCAACGGTGCCCGTATCCCCGTCTTCATCGCCGACTACGTGCTGATGGGCTACGGCACCGGCGCCATCATGGCCGTCCCCGGCCAGGACACCCGCGACTGGGACTTCGCGACCGCCTTCGGACTGCCGATCGTGCGCACCGTGCAGCCGACCGAGGGCCATCCGGACGATGCGCCCTTCACCGGCGACGGGCCGGCGATCAACAGCGCCAACGACGCGATCGACCTGAACGGGATGGGCGTCGCCGAGGCGAAGGCGGCGATGATCGCCCACCTGACCGAGGCCGGCACCGGCCGCGCCCAGGTGCAGTACAAGCTCCGCGACTGGCTGTTCTCGCGGCAGCGCTACTGGGGTGAGCCGTTCCCGGTCGTCTACTCGACCGAGCCCGGCCAGGAGGACGTGGCCATCGCGCTGCCCGACACGATGCTGCCGGTCGAGCTGCCGGAGGTGATCGACTACGCGCCCACGTCCTTCGACCCGATGGACGCCGACTCCTCCCCGGAGCCGCCGCTGGGCCGGGCCACCGAGTGGGCCACCGTCACGCTCGACCTGGGTGACGGCCCGCGGCGCTACCGCCGCGAGCTGAACGTGATGCCGCAGTGGGCCGGCTCCTGCTGGTACGAGCTGCGCTACCTGGACCCGACCAACACCGAGCGCTTCGTCGACGCCGACGTCGAGAAGTACTGGATGGGCAAGGACCCGGACCGGCCCGGCGACACCGGTGGCGTCGACCTGTACGTGGGCGGTGTCGAGCACGCCGTGCTGCACCTGCTGTACGCGCGGTTCTGGCACAAGGTGCTGTTCGACCTGGGTGAGGTCAGCAGCGAGGAGCCGTTCCGCCGGCTGTTCAACCAGGGCTACATCCAGGCGTACGCCTACACCGACGACCGCGGCTTCTACGTCCCCGCCGAGCACGTCGTCGGGGTCGAGGACCACTTCGAGTACGAGGGCAACCCGGTCCGGCGTGAGTACGGGAAGATGGGCAAGTCGCTCAACAACGTCGTGACCCCCGACGAGATGTGCGAGCGCTACGGCGCCGACACCTTCCGGATGTACGAGATGGGGATGGGGCCGCTGGACCTGTCCCGGCCGTGGCAGACCGCCGACGCCGTCGGCTCGCAGCGCTACCTGCAGCGGCTGTGGCGCACCGTCGTCGACGAGGAGACCGGCGCACTGGTCGTCTCCGAGGACGCGCCCGACGCCGAGACCCTGACGCTGCTGCACCGCACCATCGACGGTGTCCGCACCGACTACGCGGCCATGCAGTACAACACCGCGATCGCCAAGCTGATCGTGTTGAACAACCACCTCACCAAGTCCGGGGTGCCGGTGCCGCGGGCGGTGGCCGAGGCCAGCGTGCTGATGACGGCGCCGCTGGCGCCGCACATCGCCGAGGAGCTGTGGGAGCGCCTGGGGCACCGCGGTTCGCTGGCGTACGGCCCGTTCCCGGAGGCCGACCCGGCTCTCCTGGTGGACTCCAGCGTCGAGTACCCGATCCAGATCAAGGGCAAGGTCCGCGGCCGCATCACCGTCGCCGCCGATCTGACGCCCGCCGACATCGAGGCGGCGGCGCTGGCCGACCCGAAGATCGTCGAGGCGCTGGCCGGGGTCACGCCGAAGAAGATCGTCGTCGTGCCGGGCCGGATGGTGTCGATCGTCGTCTGA